A genomic segment from Bradyrhizobium sp. CB1015 encodes:
- a CDS encoding ABC transporter ATP-binding protein, which produces MTGSTPPLDLRLTDRPRRAPAGLGIAPAESSRHGIAVASVERLGKRYGRRQAVDGVSFEVNEREVVGLLGPNGSGKTTILRVITGYLRPSEGTVRIDGFDVVRDGHQARARIGYVPENAPLYGHMRVDEFLHFMGQLRGLRGGALRRGIESARARLALEPVGDAVIGRLSRGYRQRVSIAQAVLNEPKLLVLDEPTNGLDPRQVIELRGLLRTLARDSAVLVTSHVLAEMERVADRVAILLDGRLLTVHHLAGARRGASLRVRALADRADEVAAALSGLAGIDSVTREQQPDGDLAGWRVEVSEPSAAPHVAATLCLAGIASVETVETASDLEELFLRLTASRALQ; this is translated from the coding sequence TTGACCGGCTCGACGCCGCCACTGGACTTGCGCCTGACCGATCGACCGCGCCGAGCCCCGGCGGGGCTTGGCATCGCGCCGGCTGAAAGCTCGCGGCACGGCATCGCTGTCGCCTCTGTCGAACGGCTGGGCAAACGTTATGGCCGTCGCCAGGCAGTGGACGGCGTCTCGTTCGAGGTGAACGAGCGGGAAGTGGTGGGCCTGCTTGGTCCCAACGGCTCGGGTAAGACCACCATCTTGCGGGTCATCACCGGCTATCTGCGGCCGAGCGAAGGGACTGTCCGCATCGACGGCTTCGACGTGGTCCGCGACGGACACCAGGCGCGCGCGCGGATCGGCTACGTGCCGGAGAACGCCCCGCTGTACGGCCATATGCGGGTGGACGAATTTCTTCACTTCATGGGCCAGTTGCGGGGCTTGCGGGGAGGTGCGTTGCGCCGAGGCATCGAGTCCGCCCGCGCGCGGCTCGCGCTCGAGCCGGTTGGCGACGCCGTGATTGGCCGGCTGTCGCGCGGCTATCGGCAGCGCGTCTCAATCGCCCAGGCCGTGCTGAACGAACCCAAGTTGTTGGTGCTCGACGAGCCGACCAACGGCCTTGACCCGCGTCAGGTCATCGAGCTGCGCGGCCTGCTGCGGACGCTGGCTCGCGACAGCGCGGTCCTTGTCACCTCGCACGTCCTAGCCGAGATGGAACGCGTCGCCGATCGGGTCGCTATCCTGCTCGACGGGCGGCTGCTCACCGTTCACCACCTGGCCGGCGCCAGGCGCGGCGCCTCGCTCCGGGTCCGCGCCCTGGCGGACCGGGCGGACGAGGTCGCGGCGGCCTTGTCGGGCTTGGCGGGGATCGACAGCGTGACGCGCGAGCAGCAGCCTGATGGGGACTTGGCCGGCTGGCGGGTGGAGGTGTCGGAGCCCAGCGCAGCGCCGCACGTGGCCGCGACCCTTTGCCTCGCCGGCATCGCGAGCGTCGAGACGGTCGAGACGGCTTCAGACCTGGAGGAGCTATTCCTCCGGCTAACGGCGAGCCGAGCGCTCCAATGA
- a CDS encoding N-acyl homoserine lactonase family protein: MTCKYLTAMVALLGSVLSSTALSAQDLKLYAFSSGALTLGKGFLVNGAPMEPAIQVPVGFYVIKHPKGNVLFDTGNNDKIITDPGYWGAAFTGLKPVNTPDVAIDTQLKKIDLTPDDITYVVVSHLHLDHGGNVAKFPKSTLVVQKSEIQNFFWPEPGTGSNYVLGDVLPLRGNMTPSANAVKMLQLEGDQDLFGDGTLVVKRWVAHTPGSQMMTVRLKNTGLTILTGDNVYFRENVEQNIPPSTPLVYSTSGFYSAFEWIRREMATQKANFFTAHDPDAFKAMKKAPEFYD, from the coding sequence ATGACCTGCAAATATTTGACGGCAATGGTCGCTCTTCTCGGGAGCGTATTGTCGAGTACGGCACTAAGCGCCCAAGACCTTAAGCTCTACGCTTTCAGTTCCGGCGCGTTGACTCTCGGCAAAGGATTTTTGGTGAACGGCGCACCCATGGAGCCGGCGATCCAGGTTCCGGTCGGTTTTTACGTGATCAAACATCCGAAAGGGAATGTTCTCTTCGACACGGGTAACAACGACAAGATTATCACCGACCCAGGCTACTGGGGTGCCGCGTTCACCGGGTTGAAGCCGGTCAACACGCCAGATGTCGCGATCGATACGCAGCTCAAGAAAATCGATCTCACGCCCGACGATATCACCTACGTCGTGGTGAGCCATCTTCACCTCGACCACGGCGGCAATGTCGCCAAGTTCCCGAAGTCGACGCTCGTCGTGCAAAAGAGCGAGATCCAGAACTTCTTCTGGCCGGAGCCCGGCACTGGCTCCAATTACGTTCTCGGCGACGTCCTGCCGCTGCGCGGCAACATGACGCCAAGCGCAAACGCGGTGAAGATGTTGCAGCTCGAAGGCGATCAGGACCTGTTTGGAGATGGCACGCTCGTCGTGAAGCGCTGGGTTGCCCACACGCCGGGCAGCCAGATGATGACGGTGCGGCTGAAGAACACCGGCCTCACCATCCTCACCGGGGACAACGTCTATTTCCGGGAGAACGTCGAGCAGAACATACCGCCAAGCACCCCCTTGGTCTATTCGACATCGGGATTCTACTCAGCCTTCGAGTGGATCAGGCGGGAAATGGCGACGCAGAAGGCAAATTTCTTCACCGCCCACGACCCGGACGCGTTCAAGGCGATGAAGAAGGCGCCGGAATTCTACGATTGA
- a CDS encoding ABC transporter substrate-binding protein: MQFLKAAVAAGLVVATFTGTSLAQTKPSELKIGITTFLSGPASVFGVPAKAAAEMIAEDLNKKGGIGGVPVKLSFIDEGAGGEALVSNYRRVVQDEKVDATFASISSGSCTQLVPVAEDLKVMNFMWDCGAASILETKKYRYNFRTQANGTPEMLAVLLYLLKTKPDFKTIAVVNQDYAWGRESWEIFSTALKAMKPDVQVVAELFPKFGAPDYSTEVSRLLALRPDVVLTTSWGGDLDTLVRQAGQRGLLQQSTFVLGIGESSVQRLGKDLPEGLIVGARGDHWFLHPEKKNDAAFKAFNEAFKAKTGAWPIYPVYHMAQAFKALQTAYDKAIKSNGGNWPTREQVVDATAGIEFATGFGRPITLRPEDNQGLEAQLVGVTKSVPGYDFKLLDNMMIFDPKLITNPAGVRSVEWLKTLKPDFAKMDVPTFKAQ, translated from the coding sequence ATGCAATTTCTCAAGGCTGCGGTTGCGGCCGGGCTTGTAGTTGCGACCTTTACGGGCACCTCGCTTGCGCAGACCAAGCCGTCGGAGCTCAAAATCGGCATCACGACGTTCCTGTCGGGCCCTGCGTCAGTCTTCGGTGTGCCGGCGAAGGCCGCGGCGGAGATGATCGCGGAGGACCTCAACAAGAAGGGCGGCATCGGCGGCGTGCCGGTCAAGCTCTCCTTCATCGACGAAGGTGCGGGAGGCGAAGCGCTCGTCTCGAATTACCGACGCGTGGTGCAGGACGAAAAGGTCGATGCCACGTTTGCTTCGATCTCGTCCGGCAGCTGCACCCAGTTGGTGCCGGTCGCCGAAGACCTAAAAGTCATGAATTTCATGTGGGACTGCGGTGCGGCCTCCATCCTCGAAACCAAGAAGTACCGCTACAATTTCCGGACTCAGGCGAACGGCACGCCGGAAATGCTGGCCGTGCTCCTTTACCTGCTCAAGACCAAGCCTGACTTTAAGACGATCGCGGTGGTCAATCAGGATTATGCATGGGGTCGGGAGAGCTGGGAGATCTTTTCGACCGCGCTCAAGGCGATGAAGCCGGACGTGCAAGTCGTCGCGGAGCTCTTCCCGAAGTTCGGCGCACCGGACTACTCCACTGAAGTTTCCCGTCTGTTGGCGCTGCGGCCCGATGTGGTGCTGACCACGTCTTGGGGCGGAGATCTCGACACGCTGGTCCGCCAGGCCGGTCAGCGCGGCCTGTTGCAGCAGTCGACCTTCGTGCTCGGAATCGGCGAATCATCGGTCCAGCGGTTGGGCAAGGACTTGCCTGAAGGCCTGATCGTCGGCGCGCGCGGAGATCACTGGTTCCTGCATCCCGAGAAGAAGAACGACGCGGCCTTCAAGGCGTTCAATGAAGCCTTCAAGGCGAAGACCGGTGCATGGCCGATCTACCCGGTCTATCACATGGCGCAGGCGTTCAAGGCCTTGCAGACGGCGTACGACAAGGCGATCAAGTCCAATGGCGGCAACTGGCCCACGCGCGAACAGGTGGTCGACGCGACGGCGGGCATCGAGTTCGCCACCGGCTTCGGCCGTCCGATTACGCTGCGGCCCGAGGACAACCAGGGTCTCGAAGCTCAGCTGGTCGGCGTCACCAAGTCCGTTCCGGGGTACGACTTCAAGCTGCTCGACAACATGATGATCTTCGATCCGAAGTTGATCACCAACCCGGCGGGCGTACGGTCGGTTGAGTGGCTCAAGACGCTCAAGCCGGACTTCGCCAAGATGGACGTGCCGACCTTCAAAGCTCAGTAG
- a CDS encoding branched-chain amino acid ABC transporter permease, protein MNSTLAILAILDGISYAALVFLVSVGLSLIFGVLRVVNVAHGSLYAFGAYLAATFSLAIAPISPWLTYPALLAASIVIGVVCGGFIERFLLRPLSGQEDALQLLITFAAFMIMDNLQRLVWGVQPIFAAEPLRLLPNLAVFGVSYTSYQVILLPGVALATLFGLRYFLRRTLSGAVILAVTEDREASMAIGIDAKRVYFVTFVIGASLAALGGALASPTTSLVPGMGADMIVLSFAVAATAGLGQIEGTALTALMIGLTRAFVIYLQPEFEVLVPYLLMVLVLLVRPFGLFGAVQVRKI, encoded by the coding sequence ATGAACTCGACACTCGCTATCTTGGCTATCCTCGATGGGATCAGCTATGCCGCACTGGTGTTCTTGGTCTCGGTCGGGCTCAGCCTGATTTTCGGCGTGCTACGCGTAGTCAACGTCGCGCACGGTTCGCTGTACGCGTTCGGCGCCTACCTGGCTGCGACGTTCAGCCTTGCAATCGCGCCGATCTCGCCTTGGCTCACCTATCCCGCGCTGCTGGCCGCCTCCATCGTGATCGGCGTCGTGTGCGGCGGTTTCATCGAACGGTTTCTGCTGCGACCGCTCTCCGGACAGGAGGACGCCCTCCAGCTTCTGATCACGTTCGCCGCCTTCATGATCATGGACAACCTGCAGCGTTTGGTCTGGGGCGTGCAGCCCATCTTCGCCGCGGAGCCGTTGAGACTACTTCCCAACCTCGCCGTGTTCGGCGTCAGCTACACGTCGTACCAGGTCATTCTGCTGCCCGGCGTGGCATTGGCGACGCTGTTCGGGCTCCGCTACTTTCTGCGCAGGACGCTGTCGGGAGCGGTGATCCTTGCGGTCACGGAGGACCGCGAAGCTTCGATGGCCATCGGGATTGACGCAAAACGCGTATATTTCGTCACCTTTGTCATCGGTGCGAGTCTGGCCGCGTTGGGAGGAGCGCTGGCCTCGCCGACCACCTCGCTGGTCCCCGGTATGGGCGCCGATATGATCGTGCTTTCCTTTGCCGTCGCTGCGACCGCGGGTCTCGGCCAGATCGAGGGCACCGCGCTCACCGCGCTGATGATCGGCCTGACCCGTGCCTTCGTGATCTATCTCCAGCCGGAATTCGAAGTTCTCGTTCCCTATCTGCTGATGGTGCTGGTGCTTCTGGTGCGTCCGTTCGGCCTGTTCGGTGCCGTGCAAGTAAGGAAAATATGA
- a CDS encoding branched-chain amino acid ABC transporter permease produces MSGRIKPVTTIAIVFFLVSAVAPLLVSSWATLFALILAKGIVVLGIILLLQAGQVSFGHAMFFATGAYTAAFWGKYVGGGDIVLFIALGGITSAVFGLIVGLFVVRYREIFFGMLNLAFSMVLWSLLEKMFHYTNGADGIRVPRPALLGLSFTPETFQYVILYVSLLIAVVAFYGVQRYLDSPLGHMLRAVKSNETRLEYLGTSARRVLLIGYVISAFLGGIGGTLVAIIQQIATPEFGFWTKSGEFVFIAILGGSAHAFGAFAGAAMFECVRFYAAAHLADTWQLILGMVLIVIILYAPNGLIGLRQRYGQAKQGGH; encoded by the coding sequence ATGAGCGGTCGCATCAAGCCGGTCACCACGATCGCGATCGTCTTCTTTCTGGTTAGCGCCGTCGCGCCCCTTTTGGTATCGAGCTGGGCGACCTTGTTCGCGTTGATTCTCGCGAAGGGCATCGTCGTTCTCGGTATCATTCTTCTGCTGCAGGCGGGGCAGGTGTCGTTCGGACATGCAATGTTCTTCGCTACCGGGGCGTATACCGCGGCGTTCTGGGGCAAGTACGTCGGTGGCGGCGACATCGTACTCTTCATCGCGCTGGGCGGCATAACCTCCGCCGTCTTCGGCCTTATCGTCGGGCTCTTCGTCGTGCGCTACCGGGAAATCTTTTTTGGAATGCTGAATCTGGCGTTTTCGATGGTGCTGTGGTCGCTGCTGGAGAAGATGTTTCATTACACCAACGGCGCCGACGGCATCCGGGTCCCTCGTCCGGCCCTGTTAGGGCTGTCGTTTACGCCCGAAACCTTCCAGTACGTCATTCTTTACGTGAGCCTCTTGATCGCGGTCGTCGCGTTCTACGGCGTGCAACGCTATCTCGATAGCCCGCTCGGACACATGCTGCGTGCCGTCAAATCGAACGAGACCCGGCTCGAGTACCTCGGGACGTCCGCACGGCGCGTGCTTCTGATAGGCTACGTGATATCGGCTTTTCTCGGCGGCATCGGCGGCACGCTGGTGGCGATCATCCAGCAGATCGCCACGCCCGAGTTCGGGTTCTGGACGAAGTCGGGCGAGTTCGTCTTTATCGCGATCCTCGGCGGCAGCGCCCACGCCTTCGGAGCGTTCGCCGGCGCGGCGATGTTCGAGTGCGTGCGCTTCTATGCGGCGGCCCACCTGGCCGACACCTGGCAGCTGATCCTCGGCATGGTCTTGATCGTCATCATTCTCTATGCGCCTAACGGACTGATAGGTCTCAGGCAGCGCTACGGCCAGGCGAAGCAGGGAGGACATTGA
- a CDS encoding ABC transporter ATP-binding protein, with product MANVLLSAKGIKIRFGGVVAADGIDLDVLQGENLAIIGPNGAGKTTFLNISTGYLRPQAGSITFLGQEITAQLPRTITKLGIARAFQIPQLFLDQTVIENMLIAAASRLGSPSGFTALSALPELPEMERLLDLVGVKLYASRKARELPEGQRKLVDIALALALKPRLLLMDEPTSGVASAEKLEIMDILTSALAKENVTSVFVEHDMDMVERYAHRVAVWNVGKIQKVGTPAEVLADPKVREQVIGI from the coding sequence ATGGCCAACGTCCTCCTATCCGCGAAGGGCATCAAGATCCGGTTCGGTGGCGTCGTCGCCGCCGACGGTATCGATCTGGACGTGCTCCAAGGCGAGAACCTCGCGATCATCGGACCGAACGGCGCCGGAAAGACCACCTTCCTCAACATCTCGACGGGTTATTTGCGGCCGCAGGCCGGAAGCATCACCTTTCTAGGCCAGGAAATCACGGCGCAGCTCCCGCGCACGATCACCAAGCTCGGCATCGCGCGGGCCTTTCAGATACCGCAGCTTTTTCTCGATCAGACTGTGATAGAGAACATGCTGATCGCCGCGGCCTCGCGGCTGGGAAGCCCTTCCGGCTTCACGGCTCTTTCCGCCCTGCCTGAGCTGCCTGAAATGGAGCGCCTTCTGGATCTCGTCGGCGTCAAGTTGTACGCGTCTCGCAAGGCGAGGGAGCTTCCCGAGGGACAACGCAAGCTGGTCGACATCGCTCTGGCGCTCGCGCTGAAGCCCAGACTGCTGCTGATGGACGAGCCCACCTCGGGCGTCGCCTCCGCCGAGAAGCTGGAGATCATGGACATCCTGACGTCCGCGCTCGCCAAGGAGAATGTGACTTCGGTCTTCGTCGAGCACGACATGGACATGGTGGAGCGCTATGCCCACCGGGTCGCGGTGTGGAACGTCGGGAAGATCCAAAAGGTCGGCACGCCGGCGGAGGTTCTGGCCGATCCCAAGGTCCGCGAACAGGTGATCGGCATATGA
- a CDS encoding ABC transporter ATP-binding protein, with translation MTSMLDFENVNVAIADAPVLRSVSFSLPPGATAALIGRNGAGKTTTVRTIMGFTKASGTVLLGGQDLGHVPPHRRPFLGIGYAPEDRRLFSAFTVEENILLPGRVAKLGADEARRRLERAYSVLPELKELASRPAGSVSGGQGKMVALGRALMLGTRLVILDEPFQGLAPVLAQRYAEALRRLRSQDRDITLLITESNPKLLETFADVTLTIERGEIESRVRV, from the coding sequence ATGACGTCGATGCTGGACTTCGAGAACGTCAACGTCGCGATCGCCGATGCGCCAGTGCTGCGCAGCGTCAGCTTCTCGCTGCCGCCGGGTGCGACCGCCGCACTCATTGGGCGAAATGGCGCCGGTAAGACGACGACGGTACGGACCATCATGGGCTTCACGAAGGCGAGCGGCACCGTGCTCCTGGGCGGTCAGGACCTGGGACATGTTCCTCCGCACCGCCGGCCCTTCTTAGGCATCGGCTACGCCCCCGAGGACCGTCGTCTCTTCTCGGCCTTTACGGTGGAAGAAAACATTCTTTTGCCCGGTCGCGTCGCGAAACTTGGCGCGGACGAGGCGCGCCGGCGGCTGGAGCGAGCCTACTCCGTCCTGCCGGAGCTCAAGGAACTGGCGAGTCGCCCGGCGGGCTCCGTCTCCGGCGGCCAAGGCAAGATGGTCGCCCTCGGGCGCGCCCTGATGCTAGGCACCCGCCTCGTCATTCTGGACGAGCCGTTCCAGGGCCTCGCCCCTGTGCTGGCGCAGAGGTACGCCGAGGCGCTGCGTCGGCTTCGTTCGCAGGACCGGGACATTACCCTGCTGATCACGGAGTCGAACCCGAAGCTGCTCGAGACCTTTGCCGACGTGACGCTGACGATCGAGCGCGGCGAAATCGAAAGCCGGGTCCGGGTGTAG
- a CDS encoding MgtC/SapB family protein, with protein sequence MGALVIGAMIGFERTFHGRPAGFRTHSLVCVASAILMIVTVYQHQWMTFLEHDAIRTDPTRMAQGIMTGIGFLGAGVIFKEGLTLRGLTTAASIWVTAAIGILVGIGFWFAAAVGALATLIVLALFRHIEARLPTEFYAHHMLRFARDRVMGESEVHKMIGAHGFTIANLSSRLSEAGSSLNTA encoded by the coding sequence ATGGGTGCCCTCGTCATCGGCGCTATGATTGGATTCGAGCGTACGTTTCACGGTCGGCCGGCGGGTTTCAGAACCCATTCTCTGGTCTGCGTAGCGTCAGCGATTCTGATGATCGTCACCGTCTATCAGCACCAGTGGATGACCTTCCTTGAACATGATGCGATCCGAACTGACCCGACCCGCATGGCGCAGGGGATCATGACCGGCATCGGCTTTCTGGGCGCCGGAGTCATCTTCAAGGAAGGCCTTACCCTGCGCGGACTGACAACGGCGGCGTCCATTTGGGTTACCGCGGCCATCGGTATTCTGGTTGGAATTGGATTCTGGTTTGCTGCCGCTGTAGGTGCCCTCGCGACGCTGATCGTGCTCGCCTTGTTCAGGCATATCGAGGCTCGGTTGCCTACTGAGTTTTACGCACATCACATGCTTCGTTTTGCGCGAGATCGGGTCATGGGCGAAAGCGAAGTTCACAAGATGATCGGTGCTCACGGGTTTACCATCGCCAACCTGTCGTCCCGGTTAAGCGAGGCGGGCAGCAGTTTGAATACCGCATGA
- a CDS encoding metallophosphoesterase → MVRIIQISDTHLSPRKQHFAANWTPLARWIEQHEPDLVIHTGDVTVDGADQETDAAYCATQLASLRIPVAVVPGNHDVGEGGNPYQPVNDERLDRFRRHFGDDRWLRDVEGWRLIGLNSMIFGGGPEEARQAQWLEAAMADAAGRRIAWFTHRPLFIEIPTEADTGYWSVKPEPRRALLDLLHRYRVEIVASGHLHRWHELRLNGTHYVWGPAAGFLVGEKLAPPMGGAARLGAVVYDIDGEHIDVSIRPVPGLTDYWIDDVVHEVYPPRQAEA, encoded by the coding sequence ATGGTCCGAATTATTCAGATTTCCGATACGCATCTCAGCCCGAGGAAGCAGCACTTCGCGGCAAACTGGACACCGCTTGCGCGTTGGATTGAGCAGCATGAACCAGATCTCGTCATACATACCGGAGACGTGACGGTCGACGGGGCCGATCAGGAAACCGATGCAGCCTATTGTGCAACCCAACTGGCATCGCTCAGGATCCCCGTCGCTGTAGTTCCGGGAAATCACGACGTTGGCGAAGGCGGCAATCCGTACCAGCCGGTGAATGACGAGCGGCTCGATCGCTTTCGCCGCCACTTCGGTGACGACCGCTGGCTGCGCGATGTAGAGGGCTGGCGCCTGATCGGGCTCAATTCGATGATCTTCGGCGGCGGACCCGAAGAAGCGCGGCAGGCCCAATGGCTCGAGGCCGCCATGGCCGATGCCGCAGGGCGTCGCATTGCCTGGTTCACGCACCGGCCCCTGTTCATCGAGATACCGACCGAGGCCGACACCGGTTACTGGTCGGTCAAACCGGAGCCGCGTCGCGCCCTCCTCGATTTGCTGCATCGCTATCGAGTCGAGATCGTAGCCAGCGGACATCTGCATCGCTGGCATGAGCTTCGACTGAACGGCACCCACTACGTCTGGGGACCGGCGGCCGGCTTTCTGGTCGGTGAGAAATTGGCGCCGCCGATGGGCGGCGCGGCGCGGCTCGGAGCAGTGGTCTACGATATCGATGGCGAACACATCGACGTGAGTATTCGCCCGGTGCCGGGCCTCACCGATTACTGGATCGACGACGTCGTGCACGAGGTCTATCCGCCGCGCCAAGCTGAGGCGTGA
- a CDS encoding ABC transporter ATP-binding protein gives MAGLTLRGIQKAFGDAAVLNNIDLDIADGEFLTLVGPSGCGKSTLLRIIAGLESQDRGSVSIGETSVDHLRPHERRIAMVFQNYALYPHMSVFDNIALPLTMTRLNLFERLPLVRHLSLRRRRVMDEIAREVRAVAEQLRIETFFHRRPGQLSGGQRQRVALGRAMVRHPQAFLMDEPLSNLDAKLRVHMRGELTELHARLGVTMIYVTHDQIEAMTMSDRLAVMDHGDILQLGTPADVYERPATTAVAQFIGSPAINLFPARVGLGGQIELLGRTLPIDVRNVPAPELTIGVRPEAIRIGGGPCAVTCRFRRRENLGSESILHFDLVGSPGIAVLCRIDNGVPVPEGEVTLAFEPRDCHVFDNNGRRIEVQSRNAAGRDQRRASDVR, from the coding sequence ATGGCCGGCCTCACGTTGCGCGGCATCCAGAAGGCTTTCGGCGACGCGGCCGTCCTCAACAACATCGATCTCGATATTGCAGACGGCGAGTTTCTGACGCTGGTTGGTCCCTCCGGATGCGGCAAGTCGACACTCCTGCGCATCATCGCCGGCCTCGAATCGCAGGACCGCGGCTCGGTGTCGATCGGGGAGACTTCAGTCGATCATCTGCGGCCTCACGAGCGCAGGATCGCCATGGTGTTCCAGAATTACGCGCTCTATCCCCACATGTCTGTGTTCGACAATATCGCGCTGCCGCTCACCATGACGCGGCTCAACCTGTTCGAACGGTTGCCGCTGGTGCGTCATCTGTCACTCCGCCGCAGGCGCGTCATGGACGAGATCGCGCGCGAGGTGCGAGCCGTCGCGGAGCAGCTTCGCATCGAAACCTTCTTTCATCGCCGTCCCGGGCAGCTTTCGGGCGGGCAACGGCAGCGCGTCGCGCTCGGGCGCGCCATGGTGCGTCATCCGCAAGCTTTCCTGATGGATGAGCCATTGTCGAACCTCGACGCGAAGCTGCGTGTGCACATGCGCGGAGAGCTGACCGAGCTGCACGCGCGTCTCGGCGTCACGATGATCTACGTGACGCACGACCAAATCGAGGCGATGACGATGTCTGATCGCCTTGCCGTGATGGATCACGGCGACATACTCCAGCTCGGCACACCCGCCGACGTATATGAACGACCTGCCACGACCGCGGTCGCGCAGTTCATTGGCAGTCCGGCGATCAATCTATTTCCAGCCCGCGTGGGCCTTGGCGGTCAGATCGAGCTGCTCGGCCGCACGCTGCCGATCGACGTTCGCAACGTGCCGGCTCCGGAACTGACGATCGGCGTGCGCCCGGAGGCAATACGGATCGGGGGTGGCCCGTGCGCCGTCACGTGCAGATTCCGGCGCCGCGAAAATCTCGGCTCGGAGAGCATCCTTCACTTCGACCTCGTGGGTTCTCCGGGGATCGCGGTGCTCTGCCGGATTGACAACGGGGTGCCCGTTCCCGAAGGCGAGGTCACGCTCGCCTTCGAGCCACGGGATTGTCACGTGTTCGATAACAACGGCCGTCGCATCGAGGTGCAAAGCCGCAATGCGGCCGGCCGCGACCAACGCCGCGCCAGCGACGTCCGATGA